In Stigmatopora nigra isolate UIUO_SnigA chromosome 21, RoL_Snig_1.1, whole genome shotgun sequence, the genomic stretch atCAAGTAAATACATATGAGGCGATTGTTTTTAACCCTTGttcgtatttatttttttgttgccagaTCCTCCATTTTGAAGATTGTCGTGACAAGCCGGGCCGGCCAAAGCGCAGCTGAGGCCCATCTGCCCCGGCCGTCGTCATTCCTCCGAGGAGAGCGGGATGTGCGAAATTTCCCGTTGCAGGGACTGTTATGTTTGCAAGGGAGCACTTACAGGACAAGACGGATATGAAGAAGAGACACCACTGCGACTAGATGAATGTTGTCCAAACAAAAGCAGCTTCGGAGGAACTGCTTTGAAACCCGAGACAAAGCCACGCAACGCAGCAAacaaagtatttgtatttatttgttttttctacTGGTGAGAAATCCACTCGCCCCAAgacaatatttattttggggGCGGGCTACCACTCAACGCTTGTAAATATTTGATAATAAACCAATCAAAGTGCACTTCTGACACAagtatttattccatttttcgTTCAACTGACGGGAGTCGTTTACCTTGGCAAACTTTGTTAACTTTTGTCTTTCAGCTTTAGCGGAAAAGACAACACGGCGTACTCTgtccgtgttttttttcctactaaTTGTAAGTGCCGCCTGATGATGTAGTGGTTCACCTgctgactagcgaccagtctagggtggagttagctgggataggctccagcaacctgtATGTGTTTTAAGTTAAACAATAGGAGGtaagtgcaaatattttttctctgaaaatacATTTCTTGAATGTAAAAGTTAATCATATCTGAAtgtaattgttgttttcttagCATTCTTTGGTGGTACTGGAAATGACAGGGTTTGCACAATTTGATATTTCCAGGTTATCAATACGGTTGTGACTTGGATTTTCATGACTAATATAGAACTAATGTGGCAACATATTAAAGAAGGTAAAGAAAGTACTTGGAAGAAAAGGTGGGACCACCCGAATGGTTTGCCAAGTAGCCCCTCCTTCCACTTCCCCAATAAACTGTTATTGCATTCAACAGAGGGAGCGAAAAAAAAGCTGCAAACTTGACATAACACCGGATCACTGTCTGCGCAAAcgctttcccccaaaaaaacatcaagacCACCCGTCAGAATGCAAAAAGTTAGACCCAACTGACCCGCTTCAAGCCTCCATTTAcattcaaacaaaaatacatcaattgCAACCAACAAAAGAAATCATCATCAATAGCAGGAAATAATTCTAACTTGTAACTGTCTTTTTTCCAAATGACTTACCTACATTTAGGTATTTATACTGTTGCCATATACTTGTGTATCCCTCAATGTTATTGATATTGACGTAGTTTAATATAAATTCAGGCACTGAGAGGTTAACGAGTCATTCTTTGATATTTCtgtgtttatatttttcaaGCTGAGCCACTGTGATATTGTCTGGAATGCCGAGGCTGCTCTCTAACTCAATCTGCAAGATCAACAGCCGCCGGCCAACTCGGAGACTCCTCGCCTTCCCTCCCTCGTCGGCCGCCGTCGACGGCCACGGACGTCAAAGGTACGACATTCCCGGTAGGGCTTCGTTCGCCACTCGCGGGGTCGCCTCGGTGTGGGCCGTGGGTCGAAGGTGGAGCGTGATTTGTCGTGGTGATGGCAGTGGAGGCGTCCAGCTAATAAAACTTCCTTGTTCTTTTGCCCCCTCATGCTGCAGTTAAAAGGGCCCCAAGCCATTGCAGCTTCTTAATTAAGACGACAGCTAATGACGCACATTTTAAGGAAGTTGATGTCAGACTTTTTTAGGACAATAGAAGCGTCCAATTTGGGGTGTATAAACGTTTCCCTTTAATTCTGATAGCGCTTAAGTCCGCTTTAACTTTGGCCATATTTCAATGGTAAATAAGATTAGATGCAAATAAACTGTTTGCTAAGTAGTTAAGccgaaaaaaacaattgcaaaatgAAAGGAACAGCATGTTTTTGATCTTTAATAGAGTTTTGGgttgtataaaaaaaggctAAGATGCCCAATTTTGCAACTCAGTACTTCCGTTTTTGAACCAAGATGGGATCTTTTCAATTCCCCTCTTTTCTATTTAATTGGTCGCTTTTAGTAAGAAATCCAAAGTTCCCGTCGTTAGGAATGAGCAGAGGAAACAAGGTCCACCCACCCCCTCGAAACCTGAGCCACAGGAAGCGTCCCTGCGCATCATCATCAGGCCGAGGCGGGCCAATAACTCCACGTTATTTTCTCAGCTTGcttatttgttgttttcctttctCGTCTCACGTTTCACAgcggtccaaaaaaaaaaaatacctgcgTTATCTGGAAAACGAGAGTGCGTGTAAACGCAAAAGCTGGCCGCCGTTCAGCGGGGCCCCAAATTCCGGGAAATATTTTCTGGCATCCTTCCCTGAAGATTTGCGGTTGTCCTGCCCGCTAATGTTTTACATGGaacctttttttgggggggcggatCTTTATCTTGGcgtggattattatttttaaacaaaagattGGTTTTCGTGCTGTCCACTCTTTGTGATGCAGTGACATGCTAAGGGGAGGCATTTTTTTAAGGGCTCTTGTGCACCCCCAAATAGATGGCGCCTTATGTGGTCGCCCACTTTGCCCATAGCCAAATCAGGCCCTGCTCATGGTGAAAATACAGGGAAGTGCCTGGGGGGGATTGGCCCGGTGCCCCCACGTAGTGACCCTTGTTACCACGGTGATTAGATATTGCAATGGCTCATCTGCAAACATTTAGGTAGGTTTGCCCCTAATCTGTATTGCGCAACCCCTGACTCTGAAAACTCATGATAACTGGGTGAAGTCATCTAGAAATATTTGGCAAGTGCTTTAAAAGCCATAGAAAATATGAACATAtcaatcaaagtattttcaaACATGTTTGAACTCTTAGCTTTTAATAACCCttaaaacaaaagacaacaaaaggAACATTGAGATTTGTTTTCGTCACCTCTTTGTGgtcaatttgattttttctgtgtttttgatgTCCGTGAGAAGTAATAACAGGCCATTCCGAGCCATGTGAAATCTATTGTTAgttcaaaaaaatgttctggTTTGCATCATtgtgtactttccatgtttttgCTACATTTGAACACAATTGAACCATTACAAGAACCCCCTAATTTTCCATCAGCCCCAAATCGCATTAGcgtaatttttttcttcttcttctccataGGTTGTCACATTCCGCCTCATCACCTCCGACCTCTGACACACCGGTCTTCTTCCTCGGGGCCAAACTACCGTGACCGCCACACATTAGGTCAGTCATTGGTTTACTTTAGGTTGGGTCTATGTTCAGTCAATGACTCCTCAGAGAGACATTAATTATTTTGTTGCTGTGCTGGATGGAACATGAACATTTTCTCACGTAAACGCACGCAACCTAAAAAATTCAACAATGTTCAAGACATTGATTATTTGATTGAAGATCAGTTCATTCGTCTCTAACCCATCACCACGAATTGGACGACTatatttgtcaatggcagtcgaTTGGTTAATTGGAGCAAGTCATTTATTTGATATCAGTTTGTACTTAGGGACCCCTAGCGGCCATCTGCTACTAATTGCATGAGTACATATATCATTAGAAAAGTCCTTGAATTGTATTTATGTTCTATTCTATgtctaaaattaattatttacagACTTTCTGAAAGCATACGACAGCAAGCTAGTAGATGTTTGTCTGGAAGATAAGATGTCAGACACAGTAACACAAGTGAAACGCGAGAAGGTTGGATTCAGTGATTGAATGGGATGGATTACAATGTTCCTCTGAAACGTGTTGCCCTTagttcagaaaaatgtaaaactattcCAAATGTTTACACGAGTTATCATACACACTTTTAATACCCTAGTACTTAATCTATTAATAGTTtagtaaatttattttttatgtcgaATCTGCTTCTGATAAACAGGGCCCCTCATACGTgacccccaattttttttatttcaaaaatttcAGGCCCGCTTTTGGAAATTTGTGGTTCCTTATAATACGtgagattgatttttttgcatttaaaaaaaacttaaaataggACAAAGTTCACATTCACTCAAATGTTTGTTCAATCGGGATATCTTCTGCCTATGTGTCAGTCAGTCACGGGCGTTTTTCCTACGTCATCAGCTCTCCACCAATCAGCTGACGGCGTCCACAAACGGGGCACCAGAGACGTAAAACCTCGCAAAACATGGCGACGCTCCAAGACGAATACGAAGATTGGACACACGAGCGTTTTTAACCGTCAACAAAGCAGTCCCGCTCCGGTGTTACGATGTGGTGGGGTTAACCAGCACCACCGGACGCCTTTTGAACGATGTTCGCAGAGGTGAGTCACTGCTGACGTGTATTTAGCTTGGAGTTTGAATATCTTGCCGACTATGCTAGGCGGCTAGGCGTTAGCACGGCAGGTAAACAGTACCGTCAAGGGAGTGGACGCCGCCGTCGCCAAACTGTCTCGGTGTTTTCGTAAAGCTCGTCAGCTATAACGGGCACTCGAACTGGGATTACGCGGTTAATACGATGAGCTCAGGTTATTCGTACTGTCAACAGTGCTGGAATTAGCTCGAGGTGGATCCATGTAGAAAGGGAGTGTTTAGATTATGATAAACGTCCGACACCGAGAAAATTCGACACCTCAGCGAATACAGGTGAGTGTTTGTTGTTTGGGAATCAGGTGAGTCTCGGTGGGTGAAAACCCCTAAAATATTTGACTTGAATTAGCCCTGCAAGATGTTTTAATATGACGTTTATACCAGGGACTGCCAGTCCTGTCACATGAGCTTTTGTTCCAAAATCAGGTTTCAACTCGTTGTGGGTCATTGTTAAAATGTGTAGTATTCCCATGGAGTTGTTTTTCCCAATATGCTGTGGCATGTTGACGTACGAGTTTGATTATTTCCCAGTTTGACTGCCTGGCTAAATTAAACCAATCCGTTTTTTCAATCAATTGTCCCTAAAGGTACCACATTTTCCCCATAATTTCGTCTAAATGTGTtgcaatatttttctttccacaAGTCAATACATTGGTGACAGATaattatttcaacaaaaaagtgTAATCAATTGGAAGCCTGattgtattttgttgttttatgaaTCTTTTATGACCTCACACAGTTTAACTCTTGGTCTCCTTATGATGAtcacttgaaatggattggacttgtTGATGCCAATAGCtgttttcaatatcaatttcCATCTCTCACATTTATGCTCTTGTGGCAGTGAACGAGATTACATGATTTGGACATCCGTCCCCGTCTATGGCTCTGAATCAGAGTCATCCACTTGTAAATCTGCTTGCCAAATGAACTCTATCTTTAACTTGTCCTGTTTGCGTGATGACAAAAAGCCACCAGAGGTAAATGAAATTGAGACTTTCTTGGCAGAAGCAATAAACTTGAATTAAGGTGATCGAGATTCTTCTCGGCAACTCTCCAAAGCTTTAAGTACGCGTTTAGCCATCAGTAACAAGGCTTTAGTAGCCACTGCGGCATGCATACGACCAGCTGGCCATTTTGTTTGATTGCTTCTACTTTTGTATAGATGCTGAGAATTGGGCTCGTGCATGGAAAGTACTACAATCGCTACTTGACCTGCTCTTCTTAAGTTCACCCCAACTCTGATTGAAAGTAACCTTGGTAAATCAGATGCTGTACGTGCGTCACCTTGGACACCTGACGGGAAATCATTGAGCCGACGAGGTCAATCTCGGACGGCTGTTTTGAAATCACAGTGCGTGCAGAAAGATAGCATTAGCTGATGTATGGCTACTTGAAATGACAGATGTGGTTGTGTGGTACTATTGAGGTTGAGGTTGTGCAATTAAACGCCACATCAGTCTGTTTCTTGAACTGAGGGTTTTGCAGTCAGACTTGTGTAGTGTGCCAAAATAACAATGGCCGTGATAAAGGCTTCCAGAAAttgggttgagaaggtgacccATGCTAAAATTTAAACATTTGGTTGAGTGAGGAAAGTGTTCTGTTGTGTTTTGTgctatttctatttatttttttgcagatgttgTCATCCGTTCTTGGTGCACATGGCCATTCTTGGCAGAATGGATATCCGGATGGATTAAGCTTGACTAGTCATAGTCTCTGTGACTCCCTCTTACTTTAAGTGGGGATCTCCCAGTTGTTGATGTCAGCGAGTATGTGGAGTAATGACCACGCTGCCATTCTGGTCAATGTCACTACCGCTTTTTAGACATACTAAGTACTAAATAAATCTGTACATTCTTTTCTCACAGGAACATCATCATGCAGTGACAGCATTCTGATGTGAATAGCCTCATTTTGCAAATTTGGACATATCTGTGAAGAGAACCATGCTCTTACAGTATGAACAAAAAtgttgcttcatttttttgggcaggCATGCATGTGAACTGTGGCCACCCATGAGATCTTCTCAAGTGTGTCAGGATTGAGCTGAGTAACGCGGCGGACTGTTATTAGAACACGCAAATGTTAACTTGCGCACCCCCTTTGGCCTTAATCTTGTCGAGCGACTCCATTCTTCCCTGCAGAATTGGATACTCAATTTCTAGTTCATATGCTCATTGctggcccatttttttttcaagcttgtTTTTATACGTGTcagaaaacaagtttttttttgctgcgtGCTCTCGAGAGGCCTCGGGCGTTAATCAGTGGAGCAGATGGTTTACTTTTTAAACCCGGCGTAATCTGTAATAACGGACACTGCCCGGTGAATATCTCGCCGAGCTTTATTGAGTAACGTTTAGTTTTAGTTGTGGAGACTGATTTGagaagtcaacatttttttcttgcggCTTCTTAAGAGCGGAAAGCGTTTGTGTACATTGAGTATCGCGTTTCAGGCACGTCAATTAGATGCATTGAGAATGCTTTGGAAACTCCCAGCTTCTGTTTGTGCTCTCTAGTCACATGCTATATTGTCGCGGTTATAAATGGAGCTGTGGCAGTTCCAGTCCACGCTGAAATATTGCGCCGACTACAAAAACAATGAGCCCTTTTTAAGATGTTCATCGATGCAATGTTGGCAATAGAAACCACTCCATTCCTTTGAATTGCTTGTTTCCAGGTGTTGTCTAGCCTGTTTGAGCACTGACATTACTTAAAGATTGAATGGCTTGATGTTTCCTTCAAGAATTTCAGCAACAATCGTATCAGGGCTCCATCGACGTGTTGGGTATTTTTTCCGGAATGGTAGACAGCAGCCATCTGACCTGACTGGCTTGTCCAGAAAAGTGGGCCAACGTGTTCTTTCTGCCACTcgcaaaaggagaaaaaaaatcagaagtaCCTTCCAAGTATGCAAAACTGCACCCCGACTGGTCTTTGTGGTACCGTTTTAGCTTGCTATGTGGCTTTTGAATTTAATGTCATGAATCATGCGATTCATCGCCATGACAAGTATCATTTAACAATACAattgattttaatttagtttagttttgAAACCATTACTCAtggttagttgttgttgttgttttttgcaggCCAGTCTGTCCTTTTGGGGATGGGGGAGTCTCGGAGTTGTGCTGTTCCTCATCAGCTTCGGGCCCTTTGCCATTTTCTACCTGGCTTTCTACATCCTCTGCTTCATTGGAGGGTGAGTACACAAATATTTCATGGCGTATGTAGAAGCTGATGATTTTTCCACCTTTTGCAGAGGCTTCGCCGTCACTCTACTCTATGGGAAAATCAACTCGGAGAAATACTTGGAGAAGTGCGAGCACTCCTACCTGCCGCCTCCACCCATTGGTATTTCCAAggtactattttattttttaatagcttCTGTCTGTCGGCTTCTCCCTCTGTATTGATTCCTTCTTATTTTGTCAGACATTGGAAGAGATGAAGCTGGAAATGAAGCCCATAAAGATCGACAGGCGGCTGACCGGCTCCAATTTCATCGACGAGCCCCTGCAAGAGGTTTGTGTTGGGAAAGCAACGTGACTGGCGGCGTTTAAGCGGCGCTTTGCGACGGTCAGATGACATGCCAAGGGACGCTTCCCATCATTGCAATGCGTGGGAATCCTTTAAGAGGGTCAATGTGACCACATACAAGGCTTAAAAAGCATTgcaaaatgaggaaaataatgTCTAAGGGCGTATCCAGTGTTAATTGTGGTTTCATCTTTGTCCTCCTGTCCACAGGTGATCCAGTTTGCTTTGAGAGATTACATCCAGTACTGGTACTACACTCTGAGCGAGGATGAGTCTTTCCTACTGGAAATCCGACAGACGCTTCAGAACGCCCTTGTCCAGTTCTCCACGCGGTACGGCTTGCCCGCAAACTACTCCTATGCACGCCATCCATTTGACTCCGCCTTGTGTCCATCCGTCCAGGTCTAAAGATGTGGACTGGCAGCCTTACTTCACCACTCGCCTGGTGGACGACTTTGCCACCCATTTGCGCGTCTTCCGGAAAGCTCAGGATCGTCTCCCAGACAGGGAGGACAAACGGAGTAAGTAAAACGTCTGGTCGAGTCCACGCCTGAAACGTAATCGGACGCCGTGTGAACAGGGGACATCACGGAAGAACTGGTCGACTCGTTCTTTGAGGCCGAAGTGGAGATGGAAAGAAATATCTGCCGGGATGTGGTGTGCACCTCTCTGAAGGATgaggaaggtaaaaaaaaataattataatgttGGGAATAGACCTCATTTAAGCACTTTAATAGTACTGAGACTAGTTCTAAGTGAGGTTTCTGGTGTTTGTCTCAGGATTCCTGCGCGACTTGTGCGAATTGCTTTTGTACCTGTTGCTTCCTCCCGGCGACTTCCACAACAAAAACATGAGATATTTTTTACGGGTGAGTGCGTGGAAAAAGAAGGCGCCCACCCGCAACAGCCACGGCGTCCTCAATTCACCCAGGCGTGTTTTATCAGGAGGTGCTGGCACGCGGTGTCCTGCTTCCTCTCATCAACCAGCTCAGCGACCCAGACTACATCAACCAGTTTGTCATCTGGATGGTAATTTGGAAGGGCTTTTTCAAGGCCTTTTTAGGAAAGATTTCCAAAACGACGATTCCGTCCGTCCTCAGATCCGAGACTCCAGCTGTAACTACGAAGCCTTCATGAACATCTTGAAATTGACCGACAAGGCCGCAGAACTGGAGGCTGTGAAGGATAAGGTGATGGAGGAACTGCAGTATTTGCGCTCATTGGACACAGCAGGAGACGGTGGGTCATATTTTTGAGTTTGCCGCAAATTGCAtctgtaattattattttttttgttttgcttcagaTATCAATGTCATCAAAAACCAGATCAACAGTCTTCTATTTGTCAAGAAAGTCTGCGAAACCAGGATCCAGAGACTAAACTCCGGAAAGGTAGCCTACGGCTTTGAACTGACGGGGGAACACATTGGACGGCTAAACGGCTCAAACGCCTTTTAGGAGGAGGTGGACAACTTGAAGCTGGCGGCGGCCAATTTAGGCAAGCTGTGCGTCATCCCCTTGGACCACATCCTGGTCAACAACATCGCCTTGCAGTTCTTCATGGGTAAGAAGGCAAATGGCCTCGTCCGAGTCTTCCCTGGGCTGGCTCTCATCCGCGATTTTGGGTTCCAGACTTCATGCAGGCGGCCGGCGCCCAGGCGGAGCTCTTCTTTTGGGTGACAGTGGAGGGCTACCGGGTGATggcgcagcagcagcagctggaGCTGGAGGACATGAAGTGCTCGCAGAAAGACGGGAAATGCCAACCCAACTCCACCAAGGGGCTGCTGAGAGCAACCACGCTTGGCATTTTTGAGCAGTATCTTTCGGAAAAGGTCAGCCACAAATCGCCAGTCGTGAGCATCCACTTTCAACTAAATAGTTGCTAAATAATTGCTACAATTTCACATCCCGTTTTAACACCACGTTTGTCTCCCCGTCCAGGCTTCGCCCAGAGTTCAAGTGGACGAAGACTCCATCACTCGGCTGTGGGAGAAGCTTCAGAAAGACGACCTCAGCCCGGAAATCTTTGACGACATCCAGAAAAAGGTGAGGCCATTGTTTGAAAAGGGCAAGCAAATCTTAACCAAGGAATATCTTTGCTCAGGTGTACGACATGATGCTTCGCGACGAATGCTACTACCCCTCGTTCAAGCAAAGCCCGCTCTACGTACGCATGCTAGCCGAGCTCGACATGCTAAAAGAACCTAGCTACCGCGGCTCCGACGACGGCGATGGCGAATCCTTCAACGGCTCGCCCACCGGAAGCATCAACCTGGTGAGGCCTCTCTTCCTATCAGAGCATCCACATATTTACAAAAagtattctttttgttttcctccaGTCTTTGGACGAGCTGAGCAACTCGTGTCACGACGATTTCATGCAGCTTCAAGCTTTTATATCAGACACGGGTAAAGACACAAAATAGCCCTTTTTGCCAAcaagctccattttttttttcctcgatCTGTTCGATTTGGCAATTTTGTGGCACCCGCATGCTGCTTCCCTTTCCTGTCGCGATGGTACGGTCGGGTGGGCTAGCTGACGCTTGTATTCCCGGCTGGTGGGCCGCCGCAGGTGTGTGCAATGAGCACGGGAAGACGTACGCGCTTTACGCCATCACTGTATTCAGACGCAACCCGGACGGGAGCGAAGATTGCTGGAAGATGTTTCGCCGCTACTCCGATTTCCACGACTTCCACATGAGGATCACTGAGCAGGTGCATCTTCAttcatttaacatgtttttttaacgtATTTATTCTTTGacctttgatcattttaaattctgattcatgtttttttccatttcaataaTCGGACTTTTTAGTTTGAGAACTTTGCGTCCATCTTGAAGCTCCCAGGGAAGAAAACCTTCAACAATATGGACAGAGATTTcctggaaaagagaaaaaaggaccTCAATGCTTACCTACAAGTATTAATATCATACATTTATGTTGTAAAATGACGCCGACTGTCATTATTGATGAAAAGCACCCTTTTCATAGTTGCTGCTGAACCCTGAGATGGTGAAGGCGTGTCCAACGCTGATCCCTTTCGTCTACGACTTCCTCGAGAACAAACCCTACAATAAAGGCAAAGGCGATTTTGCACGCAAGGtaacaaaatgtcaaattttacaAGTTACAGGAGTCCACCGTATTTACATTTAGAATCCTGTTAAAATCCTGGGACTAAACCAGATacccttaaaaaaattaagagatTTACAATGTGAAAAATCTTGGAAGTTTTATCAAAGACCATGACGCCCGCCCGCCATTGTTGTGTCGCCCGCGCCAGATCGACACCATTGTCAATCCTTTCCGGAGCTCCATGAGGAACGTGTCCAACGCGGTCAAGTCGTTCCCAGACAGTTTCGCCGAAGGCATGAACAAAGTGTCGGACAACATGGGCCGCATGTCGGAACGCCTCGGCCAGGATATCAAGCAGTCCATCTTCAAGGTGCGTCCAGCCGCCGTCACACCTCCACTCAAGCACtacattattattcttttttttccccactctgCCAGGTGCCTCCTCTTCTTCCCAAGTCGGACATCGACCCAGAACACTGTCGCGTGTCGGCTCAGCTGGACGACAACGTGAGTGGACCGCTTGCTTTTAGCGTTTTTATATCATTGGTTCTCAGAGTTCGGCATGAGTCGCTCCCGTGGTAAAAGATTTTGAAGCTTGTACTGGCCCTGGACATCCATTGGCATTTTTGACGTGAAATTTCCCGCAGGTGGACGACAACATCCCGCTGCGCGTCATGCTACTCCTCATGGACGAGGTGTTCGACCTAAAAGAGAAGAACCAATGGCTACGGCGGAACATCAAGAACCTCCTCCAGCAGCTCATTCGCGCCGCTTACGGCGACACCATCAACAGGAAAATTGTGGACCACGTGGACTATTTGACTTCTCCCGAGCAGGTGGCAGACTACGTCAAGAAGTTCAGGTAGGTTTTCGCCAGACACGCCATGGACGGCGCCCACATCAATTCCACAATTCCGACCCCCTCCAGAGACTCTTATTGGCCCAGCGGAATTCTGGCCGAGACGCCGCCCTGTCGGGACAAAAGCATCCGCATGAGAACGCGAGTCGCCGCCAAAACTAGCTTGCTGGGTATCATGCCAGGTTAGAAAAAATACAGTGAGACAAAATTATTGCTTTGCGGTTGTGGAAAAGAGCGTAAAATTCCAATTTGTGTGTTGCAAAATCCTCACTGGTCTCTGCTCCAACCCCCAGATGAGCTAAAGCACATCATCGGCGCCGACACCACGCGCAAGGGCATCCTACGCGTCTTCGACATGTTCCAGTACCAGGCCACCAACCGCCGGCTGGTCTACGTCTTCCTAGAGGGCTTCTTGGAGACCATGTTCCCTCAGTATAAATTCCCCGAGCTCTTTATCAAGCTGCACTCGCGCTCGCCGCGCGTCCACCGCTACGGCCACAAACTCAAAGGCTCCTCGCTCAAGAGGTGACGGCGGTGGAGCAGGTGCGCGTGGACGTTCGGGGCGGGGCTTCAATGCAGACTTGTTGTCGAAAACACTCCCCATTTTGATGGTCTTTTCGCGCACACCACAAAATCTCATTACACGCCACTCACTCACGCAACTGTTTTAGCCCTTTTTTCATTTGGATtgaattttttgtttattttttttctttcagtgctGCCCCTGCTGGCCTGCCAGTAGTACTGCATTCTTTTTAAGTGATAACATCCACCCTTGCCTTACCTTTCTTTTCCGCTTCCTCTCTTTAATGCTGTAGACGTTTTAAAACTGCAAAAGCTGCACTCTTTGTCCATAGCAATGGCTA encodes the following:
- the snx13 gene encoding sorting nexin-13 isoform X1, coding for MINVRHRENSTPQRIQASLSFWGWGSLGVVLFLISFGPFAIFYLAFYILCFIGGGFAVTLLYGKINSEKYLEKCEHSYLPPPPIGISKTLEEMKLEMKPIKIDRRLTGSNFIDEPLQEVIQFALRDYIQYWYYTLSEDESFLLEIRQTLQNALVQFSTRSKDVDWQPYFTTRLVDDFATHLRVFRKAQDRLPDREDKRRDITEELVDSFFEAEVEMERNICRDVVCTSLKDEEGFLRDLCELLLYLLLPPGDFHNKNMRYFLREVLARGVLLPLINQLSDPDYINQFVIWMIRDSSCNYEAFMNILKLTDKAAELEAVKDKVMEELQYLRSLDTAGDDINVIKNQINSLLFVKKVCETRIQRLNSGKEEVDNLKLAAANLGKLCVIPLDHILVNNIALQFFMDFMQAAGAQAELFFWVTVEGYRVMAQQQQLELEDMKCSQKDGKCQPNSTKGLLRATTLGIFEQYLSEKASPRVQVDEDSITRLWEKLQKDDLSPEIFDDIQKKVYDMMLRDECYYPSFKQSPLYVRMLAELDMLKEPSYRGSDDGDGESFNGSPTGSINLSLDELSNSCHDDFMQLQAFISDTGVCNEHGKTYALYAITVFRRNPDGSEDCWKMFRRYSDFHDFHMRITEQFENFASILKLPGKKTFNNMDRDFLEKRKKDLNAYLQLLLNPEMVKACPTLIPFVYDFLENKPYNKGKGDFARKIDTIVNPFRSSMRNVSNAVKSFPDSFAEGMNKVSDNMGRMSERLGQDIKQSIFKVPPLLPKSDIDPEHCRVSAQLDDNVDDNIPLRVMLLLMDEVFDLKEKNQWLRRNIKNLLQQLIRAAYGDTINRKIVDHVDYLTSPEQVADYVKKFRDSYWPSGILAETPPCRDKSIRMRTRVAAKTSLLGIMPDELKHIIGADTTRKGILRVFDMFQYQATNRRLVYVFLEGFLETMFPQYKFPELFIKLHSRSPRVHRYGHKLKGSSLKR
- the snx13 gene encoding sorting nexin-13 isoform X2, with translation MFAEASLSFWGWGSLGVVLFLISFGPFAIFYLAFYILCFIGGGFAVTLLYGKINSEKYLEKCEHSYLPPPPIGISKTLEEMKLEMKPIKIDRRLTGSNFIDEPLQEVIQFALRDYIQYWYYTLSEDESFLLEIRQTLQNALVQFSTRSKDVDWQPYFTTRLVDDFATHLRVFRKAQDRLPDREDKRRDITEELVDSFFEAEVEMERNICRDVVCTSLKDEEGFLRDLCELLLYLLLPPGDFHNKNMRYFLREVLARGVLLPLINQLSDPDYINQFVIWMIRDSSCNYEAFMNILKLTDKAAELEAVKDKVMEELQYLRSLDTAGDDINVIKNQINSLLFVKKVCETRIQRLNSGKEEVDNLKLAAANLGKLCVIPLDHILVNNIALQFFMDFMQAAGAQAELFFWVTVEGYRVMAQQQQLELEDMKCSQKDGKCQPNSTKGLLRATTLGIFEQYLSEKASPRVQVDEDSITRLWEKLQKDDLSPEIFDDIQKKVYDMMLRDECYYPSFKQSPLYVRMLAELDMLKEPSYRGSDDGDGESFNGSPTGSINLSLDELSNSCHDDFMQLQAFISDTGVCNEHGKTYALYAITVFRRNPDGSEDCWKMFRRYSDFHDFHMRITEQFENFASILKLPGKKTFNNMDRDFLEKRKKDLNAYLQLLLNPEMVKACPTLIPFVYDFLENKPYNKGKGDFARKIDTIVNPFRSSMRNVSNAVKSFPDSFAEGMNKVSDNMGRMSERLGQDIKQSIFKVPPLLPKSDIDPEHCRVSAQLDDNVDDNIPLRVMLLLMDEVFDLKEKNQWLRRNIKNLLQQLIRAAYGDTINRKIVDHVDYLTSPEQVADYVKKFRDSYWPSGILAETPPCRDKSIRMRTRVAAKTSLLGIMPDELKHIIGADTTRKGILRVFDMFQYQATNRRLVYVFLEGFLETMFPQYKFPELFIKLHSRSPRVHRYGHKLKGSSLKR